Proteins encoded in a region of the Halodesulfovibrio marinisediminis DSM 17456 genome:
- a CDS encoding nickel-dependent hydrogenase large subunit, with protein MKSNSSGFPVTPQGNKSGRVVVDPVSRIEGHLRIEVELKDGKIANAWSSSTLFRGLEIILKGRKPEDAQHFTQRSCGVCTYVHGLASTRAAEDACKVTIPENATLIRNLVMASQYMHDHIVHFYHLCGLDWIDVAGALKADPKKAASIANSISPRKTKAEDLKAVQTTLKKFVDSGQLGPFTNAYFLNGHEGYYLSPELNLIGTAHYLEALKIQLLPARAMAIFGGKNPHPQFMQVGGVTCYSSLEKDKLKQFRDLVMQTKNFIDQVYIPDLIAIAGQYKDWTQYGGCTNFLTFGEFPTKGQEFDTRFLPAGVVMDRNIKEIQKFDPGKIAEHVRYSWYKGDKALHPYKGETDPKYTDMFGEDRYSWMKAPRYQDKAMETGPLAQVLIAYAKDHPKVKPLVDHVINTLGIKVENLYSTLGRIAARGIETAVIAEHCIEMLDQLEGNLAAGKNQIIEDIDMVDKAEGVGFVNAPRGGLSHWLKVNEQRIDNFQLVVPSTWNLGPRCANDLLSPVEEALIGTPVADAERPVEILRTVHSFDPCIACGVHVIDGNTNKVHKFKIR; from the coding sequence ATGAAAAGCAATTCCTCTGGATTCCCTGTTACTCCTCAGGGCAACAAGAGCGGCAGAGTTGTTGTAGATCCTGTCTCGCGTATTGAAGGTCACCTTCGTATCGAGGTAGAATTAAAAGATGGTAAAATTGCCAACGCATGGAGTTCTTCAACTTTATTCCGTGGGCTTGAAATAATCCTTAAAGGTCGCAAACCGGAAGACGCCCAGCACTTTACTCAACGCTCATGTGGCGTTTGTACCTATGTGCACGGCCTTGCTTCCACCCGTGCAGCAGAAGATGCCTGCAAAGTGACCATTCCAGAAAACGCTACCCTTATCCGTAACCTTGTTATGGCCAGCCAGTACATGCATGACCATATTGTTCATTTCTACCATCTCTGTGGACTGGACTGGATTGACGTAGCGGGCGCATTAAAGGCAGACCCTAAAAAAGCTGCTTCCATTGCGAACTCTATCTCACCACGCAAAACCAAAGCAGAAGACCTTAAAGCCGTTCAAACAACCCTTAAGAAGTTTGTAGACAGCGGCCAACTTGGGCCTTTCACAAATGCATACTTCTTAAACGGTCATGAAGGATACTACCTAAGCCCTGAACTGAACCTTATTGGCACAGCTCACTACTTGGAAGCTCTCAAAATTCAGCTTCTCCCTGCCCGTGCAATGGCTATCTTCGGTGGCAAAAACCCACATCCCCAGTTCATGCAGGTTGGCGGCGTAACTTGCTACAGTTCTTTAGAAAAAGACAAACTCAAGCAATTCCGTGACCTTGTCATGCAGACAAAAAACTTCATTGATCAGGTTTACATCCCTGACCTCATCGCAATCGCAGGCCAGTATAAAGACTGGACACAATACGGCGGTTGTACAAACTTCCTCACCTTCGGTGAATTCCCAACCAAAGGTCAGGAATTTGATACCCGCTTCTTACCTGCCGGTGTCGTCATGGATCGCAACATCAAAGAAATACAAAAGTTCGATCCAGGCAAAATCGCTGAGCATGTTCGCTACAGCTGGTACAAAGGTGATAAAGCATTACATCCTTACAAGGGTGAGACCGACCCTAAGTACACTGACATGTTCGGTGAAGATCGCTACTCATGGATGAAGGCACCTCGCTACCAAGATAAAGCTATGGAAACAGGCCCTCTTGCACAGGTACTCATCGCCTACGCAAAAGATCATCCTAAAGTTAAACCGCTTGTTGATCACGTCATTAATACACTTGGTATTAAAGTTGAGAACCTCTACTCAACTCTCGGTCGCATCGCAGCTCGCGGTATTGAAACGGCTGTTATTGCAGAACATTGCATAGAAATGCTGGACCAGCTTGAAGGCAACCTCGCAGCAGGCAAAAACCAAATTATCGAAGACATCGATATGGTGGATAAAGCTGAAGGCGTTGGTTTCGTTAATGCTCCACGCGGTGGTCTTTCACACTGGCTCAAGGTTAACGAACAAAGAATCGATAACTTCCAGCTTGTTGTGCCTTCCACATGGAACCTCGGCCCTCGCTGTGCAAACGACCTGCTGTCACCAGTAGAAGAAGCACTCATCGGCACCCCTGTGGCAGATGCAGAACGTCCTGTTGAAATCCTCAGAACTGTGCACTCCTTCGACCCATGTATCGCCTGTGGCGTACACGTCATCGACGGCAACACAAACAAAGTGCACAAGTTTAAAATTAGATAA
- a CDS encoding hydrogenase small subunit: MKISVGLGKEDVVERLEKKGVSRRQFLKYCTAAAVSLGMGPAFGAKIAEAVTSKLRPSVVYLHCAECTGCTEALLRAHEPYIQEILFDTISLDYDETIMAAAGDAAEKALDQAVTNPNGFILAVEGGIPTKDGGIYGKVAGHTMLDIVTKIAPKATALINHGTCACFGGVQAAAPNPTGAKGVNEVLKDKNIVGINVPGCPPNPYNFVHTILYYLTEKKAPELDDLQRPIPFFGTTVHDKCPRLPHFEAEEFAPSFNSEEARKGWCLYELGCKGPDTYNNCPTIKFNQVNWPVEAGHPCIGCSEPDFWDEMSPFYEN; the protein is encoded by the coding sequence ATGAAAATTTCTGTAGGTCTCGGCAAAGAAGATGTCGTTGAACGTCTAGAGAAAAAAGGCGTCTCCCGCCGTCAATTCCTAAAGTATTGTACTGCCGCCGCAGTATCACTGGGAATGGGGCCCGCGTTCGGCGCCAAAATTGCCGAAGCTGTCACCTCTAAACTTCGTCCTTCGGTAGTGTATTTGCATTGTGCAGAATGCACTGGCTGTACTGAAGCTCTATTACGGGCACATGAGCCGTACATTCAAGAAATCCTCTTTGACACAATTTCACTCGACTATGATGAAACCATTATGGCTGCAGCCGGTGATGCAGCTGAAAAAGCCCTTGATCAAGCTGTGACAAATCCTAACGGTTTTATCCTCGCAGTCGAAGGCGGCATCCCGACAAAAGACGGTGGTATTTACGGCAAAGTAGCCGGACACACCATGCTGGATATTGTGACGAAGATCGCCCCAAAAGCAACAGCGCTTATCAACCACGGTACTTGTGCCTGTTTCGGTGGCGTCCAAGCTGCTGCTCCTAACCCGACTGGTGCAAAAGGTGTTAACGAAGTTCTTAAAGATAAAAACATCGTTGGCATTAATGTGCCGGGTTGCCCACCTAATCCATACAACTTTGTACATACTATCCTGTACTATCTCACAGAAAAGAAAGCACCAGAGCTTGACGATCTTCAAAGACCTATTCCGTTCTTTGGCACAACTGTTCACGACAAGTGCCCACGCTTGCCACACTTTGAAGCCGAAGAATTTGCTCCTTCCTTCAATTCTGAAGAAGCCCGTAAGGGTTGGTGTCTGTATGAATTAGGATGCAAAGGGCCAGACACATATAACAACTGCCCAACCATCAAATTCAATCAGGTAAACTGGCCTGTTGAAGCAGGTCATCCTTGTATCGGCTGCTCTGAACCAGACTTCTGGGACGAAATGAGTCCATTTTATGAAAACTAG
- a CDS encoding type III secretion system chaperone: MDNHTIIQGVLKEFGKIIDLESLALNQDGSCKLMFDNELEINFELDQTTDSLFLISPVAVGNEKLFADALQLNLFWGELNGCRFILLGNTNVLALMRRIPVERFDLITLETELEKFLETVSVWKQAFENKLQEEQESASTSDQYMQNFMNRV; encoded by the coding sequence ATGGACAACCATACAATTATACAGGGTGTTTTAAAAGAATTCGGCAAAATTATTGATCTTGAATCCCTTGCTCTTAATCAAGACGGAAGCTGCAAGCTTATGTTCGACAACGAGCTTGAAATAAATTTTGAACTGGATCAAACCACAGACAGCCTATTCCTTATAAGCCCGGTTGCAGTAGGAAACGAAAAACTGTTTGCTGATGCACTACAACTAAACCTTTTCTGGGGGGAACTTAACGGATGTCGCTTTATTTTACTTGGCAACACCAACGTCCTAGCCCTTATGCGCCGAATCCCAGTTGAAAGATTCGATCTCATCACTCTTGAAACAGAGCTTGAAAAATTTCTGGAGACTGTCTCTGTATGGAAACAAGCATTTGAAAACAAATTGCAAGAGGAACAAGAGAGCGCAAGCACATCCGATCAATACATGCAAAATTTTATGAATCGTGTGTAA
- the hysD gene encoding NiFeSe hydrogenase maturation protease — protein MKKLLVLGIGNTLLTDDGIGVHAAEVLWKEEWPENVTVMEAGTFTQDIYALFQGYDRLLVLDVIHAEHEPGTIYELTEDDLRSNEKQRVSIHDIDMLDSLQMCEMRCGTRPRMEIIGMQPYDITTWNIGLSEVCQAKFDNFVSHARKRIQQIIKELN, from the coding sequence ATGAAAAAGCTTTTAGTATTAGGCATCGGCAATACCCTACTCACCGACGACGGTATTGGCGTTCACGCTGCTGAAGTTCTTTGGAAAGAAGAATGGCCGGAAAATGTTACTGTGATGGAAGCAGGAACATTTACTCAAGACATATATGCTCTATTCCAAGGCTACGACAGACTGTTAGTTCTTGATGTTATTCACGCTGAACATGAGCCGGGCACAATCTACGAACTTACAGAAGACGATCTTCGCTCAAACGAAAAACAACGAGTTTCAATTCATGATATCGACATGCTCGACTCACTCCAGATGTGCGAAATGCGCTGCGGCACGCGCCCACGAATGGAGATTATCGGCATGCAGCCTTACGATATTACAACTTGGAATATTGGACTTTCTGAAGTTTGCCAGGCAAAATTTGACAACTTCGTATCACACGCCCGCAAACGTATTCAGCAAATTATCAAAGAGCTGAACTAA
- the hysA gene encoding NiFeSe hydrogenase large subunit HysA encodes MSGCKRNGAAASGKTAHIAIDPVTRIEGHLKADVTVENGKVVDAKLSGGMYRGFEQILRGRDPRDSSQIVQRICGVCPTAHATASIMAQDAAFGVKVTDNARVTRNLILGANYLQSHILHFYHLAAQDFVQGPDSAPFVPRYQKSDLLEDRNKDLKAVNAAAVDQYIEALDVRAVCHEMVAIWGGKMPHVQGLVAGGATEMPTKDRILEYAVRFKKVRDFVNNKYLPTVYTVGSVYPDLFKVGQGHKACIAYGVFPLDNAHSKFMMNPGVYFDGKDHKFDPSKIHEDVKYSWFEDSTSGLHYSEGKTIPAPNKKGAYSFVKAPRYNGVACEVGPLARMWVENPPLSPVGQKMLKEKFGMDAKRFRDLGEDAAFSLMGRHVARAEETWYILDFIDAWLKEVKPNEETFTAYEIPESGEGTGFTEAPRGALLHYLDVKDSKINNYQIVSATLWNCNPRDDKGVRGPVEEALIGVPVPDVDNPVNVARLIRAFDP; translated from the coding sequence ATGTCTGGTTGCAAAAGAAATGGAGCAGCAGCCAGCGGTAAAACAGCTCACATCGCAATCGATCCGGTAACCCGTATCGAAGGTCACTTGAAAGCTGACGTTACCGTTGAGAATGGCAAAGTTGTGGACGCAAAGCTTTCCGGCGGTATGTACCGCGGGTTTGAACAGATCCTTCGTGGTCGCGATCCTCGTGACTCTTCACAGATCGTTCAGCGTATCTGTGGCGTATGTCCAACAGCGCACGCAACTGCTTCTATTATGGCTCAGGACGCAGCATTTGGCGTAAAAGTTACTGACAATGCTCGCGTTACCCGTAACCTCATACTCGGTGCTAACTACCTGCAGTCTCACATCCTGCACTTCTACCACTTAGCAGCACAGGACTTCGTTCAGGGTCCTGATAGCGCACCGTTTGTACCTCGTTACCAGAAATCCGACCTTCTTGAAGACCGTAACAAAGATCTTAAAGCTGTTAACGCAGCAGCTGTTGATCAGTACATCGAAGCTCTCGACGTACGTGCAGTCTGTCACGAAATGGTTGCTATCTGGGGCGGTAAAATGCCTCACGTACAAGGTCTCGTAGCTGGTGGCGCAACTGAAATGCCTACCAAAGATCGCATTCTTGAATACGCAGTACGTTTCAAGAAAGTTCGCGACTTTGTTAATAACAAATACCTCCCAACTGTTTACACCGTTGGTTCTGTATACCCTGACCTGTTCAAAGTTGGACAGGGTCATAAAGCATGTATCGCATACGGTGTATTCCCACTCGATAATGCTCACTCCAAGTTCATGATGAACCCTGGTGTATACTTCGACGGTAAAGACCATAAGTTTGATCCTTCCAAAATCCATGAAGATGTTAAATACTCATGGTTCGAAGATTCCACTTCCGGTCTGCACTACTCTGAAGGTAAAACTATCCCTGCTCCTAATAAAAAAGGTGCATACAGCTTCGTTAAAGCTCCTCGCTACAACGGCGTTGCTTGTGAAGTTGGTCCTCTCGCACGTATGTGGGTTGAGAACCCTCCACTTTCACCTGTTGGTCAGAAAATGCTGAAAGAAAAATTCGGCATGGACGCTAAACGCTTCCGTGATCTCGGTGAAGATGCAGCATTCTCCCTCATGGGTCGCCACGTAGCTCGTGCTGAAGAGACTTGGTACATCCTTGACTTCATTGACGCATGGCTCAAAGAAGTTAAACCAAACGAAGAAACCTTCACTGCTTACGAAATCCCTGAATCTGGCGAAGGTACTGGTTTCACAGAAGCTCCTCGCGGTGCTCTGCTCCACTACCTTGACGTTAAGGACAGCAAAATCAACAACTACCAGATTGTTTCTGCAACTCTCTGGAACTGTAACCCTCGCGATGACAAGGGTGTACGCGGTCCTGTTGAGGAAGCTCTCATCGGTGTTCCTGTACCGGACGTTGATAACCCAGTAAACGTGGCGCGTCTCATTCGTGCCTTTGATCCATGA
- the hysB gene encoding NiFeSe hydrogenase small subunit — translation MSLNRRDFVKLCTGTVAGLGISQMFNPAVCEAISGSLNGDRPPVLWLQGAGCTGCSVSLLNSVNPHIKDVLLKVISLEFHPTVMAWEGEPAMEHMYKIADKYDGKFFLVVEGSIPTEAEGKYCVIGEAGHREITMVDAMKELGPKAAAVLAVGTCSAYGGIPAAAGSQTGAKGVREFFEAEEIATPVVNIPGCPPHPDWIVGTVTVALDAIKKHGLADGLGEVVKILDDEGRPTPFFGENIHDNCPYLEDFDNDVLATKFTDVKGCRMELGCKGPDTNSDCYKRKWNNGMNWCVENAVCIGCVEPDFPDGKSPFYEPA, via the coding sequence ATGAGTCTCAATAGGCGTGATTTTGTTAAACTGTGTACAGGGACTGTGGCTGGACTCGGGATTTCCCAGATGTTCAACCCAGCTGTATGTGAAGCGATTTCCGGTTCACTTAACGGCGACCGTCCTCCAGTTTTATGGTTACAGGGCGCAGGCTGTACGGGTTGTTCCGTATCACTGCTGAACTCTGTTAACCCTCACATTAAAGACGTTCTGCTCAAAGTTATTAGCCTTGAATTCCATCCAACAGTGATGGCATGGGAAGGCGAACCTGCAATGGAACACATGTACAAAATTGCAGACAAGTACGACGGTAAATTCTTCCTTGTTGTCGAAGGAAGCATTCCTACTGAAGCAGAAGGTAAATACTGTGTTATCGGTGAAGCCGGTCACAGAGAAATTACCATGGTTGACGCAATGAAAGAACTTGGACCTAAAGCAGCAGCAGTGCTTGCAGTAGGTACCTGTTCTGCATACGGTGGCATTCCTGCAGCAGCAGGCAGCCAAACCGGTGCCAAAGGTGTTCGCGAGTTCTTTGAAGCAGAAGAAATTGCAACTCCTGTTGTTAACATTCCTGGTTGTCCTCCGCATCCTGACTGGATCGTTGGAACAGTAACTGTTGCTCTTGACGCTATCAAAAAGCATGGTCTTGCAGACGGTCTTGGCGAAGTTGTTAAAATTCTTGATGATGAAGGACGTCCAACTCCGTTCTTCGGCGAGAACATTCATGACAACTGCCCATACCTTGAAGACTTTGATAACGACGTTCTGGCAACTAAGTTTACTGATGTTAAAGGTTGTCGCATGGAACTCGGTTGTAAAGGTCCAGATACCAACTCTGACTGTTACAAACGTAAATGGAACAACGGCATGAACTGGTGCGTAGAGAACGCTGTATGTATCGGTTGCGTTGAGCCAGACTTCCCTGATGGTAAGTCCCCGTTCTACGAGCCAGCTTAA